The nucleotide sequence CGCACGTTCTTTACGTACCATACTCGTGTTGTCGTTGTCTCCTAAACTGTATCAACGCAAAGTTGCGCCCCGATGGATTTTCAAATTGAAATCAAACCGAGGACCGTGAATGTCTCTTGAAACCAGGATGTGCAGATTGTAGTTCCCATTGCGATAACGCCTGTTTTAATAGAAAGCTGCAAAACTAAATTTCCCATCACTCCTTGCGGCTTGGAGTTATGGGCGGAGATTAAGAAGACTCGATTTGACACTCTGCGTTCTCATTGGCTACTTGTATCGAACCAGGATAGGCTTTTTCACAGACTGGCCAATGGAATTCAAAAGTGGGAGGGGTTTCAAGTGGAGTGGGGATACTGTGAACCAATGGGCgagcctttatttttttttttacttagagACCaatagaagtaaaaaaaaattttttaaaaacactaaAACATGAATAAAGAAAGTAATACATGCGTTAAATATCTTGTTTTTTTATGATTCGGCAACGTTGAATATTTTTCTTCACTTAATACCTCGCCATATTTAAAGACACAAATTCACTAACCGCAGTTTACATGTAAAACCAATAAATAGGTGTCATATTtacatacaatttattcaggttttaaGATTGTATTGCAAAGCCTGCCATACAGATAATCatttcttttaaataaataatgcaagACATAATGCAATAATAATGCAAGACAGGAGGAGGTAGAAACACGCCTCGGTGGAGAGTGCTTGTATGTGTAGCCAGTACATGtacattttgaaaatatgtTTCTTATGTGTGGATACAAAATGCACCATTGCTGATACCATCATTTTCACTTTGGTAcattttgcagaaaaaaaaaaaaaaatcagtctgaTGCCATCGGTCTGAGCCCTATACAGTAGTGTTCTTGTAAATATGTACATTTATTACAAGAGCCTCATTTCATCTGAGTCTCAGTGCAACTAACACATCTTTATCTTACAGGATCCGCCCGAAAAAGCCACAATCAGATATGCTTGATGCACAAGGACATATTGCACACCAAACGGGGTGTGCTGCGTATGCATATTTTGTTTGCAACACTTGATATTAGACACACTTTGAACACTTCCTGTACGTTTTCTGTGGACAAGGGGGTGGGAAAGTGTCAACCCATGCAAATGAAGACATTTCACAAGATATATTTACCGTGTCTGATGTTTGTGGGGGTCGCAAAACATGCACGAACGCCACACCGTGTTTCCAAGGGGCCAGCCATAGAGAATACAAGCATTCATATTATGGATGCTAGCAAATACATCGGTGGCGGAAGGCGGGtagaattgccccccaaaaaaaatcacactcaGCTAAATATGCATGGTCAggtctttttttcattttctttttacatggaagacaaaatattattttttaaatcactgtTCACCCTGCCAACCCCTTATGTCGAACAATAATGTACAAAAGGGTCTTTAGCATATTGTAATCCATTATTTTGAATCTCCAGTATTTTTCCACTGCAGCCGAATGGAAAGAGCGTCTCGTCTGGTATTCAGCACCTTTCTGAATAAGGCCATAAGACTTTCGGAGTTGATGGATCTTCAAACGATTATTTGATCATCTTTCTGGTCTTCACAGGGCCGATTCCGAGTAAAGCGCTCCCGACGAGCCACGTTGTAGGTGAGGAGACACTAATCGGCGTACGGAGAGGGACGACGAGGAGTTCAGATCCCCGCAGCTGCGCAAGTGGATGCCCTCCGGGGCGCGGGCGCCGTGGCTACGGTTGTGGCGGCTATCGCTGTGTGAGTGATGGTGAGTACGTTGTTGATTGGGTTGTCCTCGATTGGTACTCCAAGGCGCCCGCCAAACCtgcgtgattattttttttgttttattatataAGCAAGGACGTACTATTTGAGGGCATAATGGAGTGGTCATACTTGTTCCAAAGACAGATGGTTGGTAGCAGTGCCCTCAGCACCTGCTCTTCTTTTAGGTACTTGCCCCGTGCTTCCAGCATGCTCGGAGGAGGGCGCCAGGTTGCGTTTGGAACGCTGTAGGAAGCGAGCCACCAGAACTCGAGTCACCTTGCGGGGGAGAcagattgttaaaaaaaaaaaaaaaagttgtcctctgcatttaatgcatccccgtgtgattttgatccatcccattGTATTCACACAACCAAATTATTTTCAGATTGGGTTCGTTTTTCCCAAGGTCGGGAAGTCGGACATATTTGAGAACCTTTTCAGACAAACCTTGAGGTCACCAAGTGAGCGGTGGTATTCTCTGGGTAAACGCAAGGGCGACACCGGTGGAGCTTTGGGAGGAACTTGCACCCCCGGATCTGTAGGTTGGATGCCGTCTTTTCTTGGTAAAGCCGTAGCCGGCGGCAAAGCTGTTCGGGGCAGAAGCAACGCCTCACTGGATGGACCTTTAGAGACAATAATCATTTTTTTACCTTCTTTATCAACTCATTTGGAATGGACGCGCCATATTCTTCCATCTTTATAAAGTTTAGAAAATATTACCTATGTCTGGAGAAGCTTTGCTGCACCCAAAGCTAAAGTCTGGAGGacaaaaagatatttttaacCAGTCATCTAGCACCTTTCAAAGGAACCAAGGACGTTTGACAATAACTCTTGGGATATAAAAGCAATTTTGATGACATTAGAAGCGCCCTGCCCTAATTACCTGCACCCGAAGAGGAGCTGAGGCCCGGCTCACTGCGTGACCTCATGATGCGTAGGACGCCTCCGTTGTCATTTCTGCCGTTATTCTTCCCGGCCCGTCGTCGCAGGTACAGAGGCTGGCGCTGTCCACCGCTCTGCTCGCCGGCGTCATGGCCAACCGCTTGGTGTAAAGGAGTGGACGGGCGAACGCGGATGTCCGGTATGGGGGATTTCTGTTGTGAGTCGGAACCCTCCATGGACCCCAGCTGGGAGCAGCTTCGAGCTAGCAACGCCTGGCGCCGCAACACTGGAGACCTGGAGAACAAGAACACGGCGAGTAACACCTGAGACTTTAAAAACATTCAATAATTCTTTGATGATTTTAGTCGAACAAAACCAGGGTGCTCTGGGACTGGATCTTATTCTAAATGACCCGCATCCACCCACCTGTACGTGGGGGTCGCAGTGCTGGGTGAAGAACACGAGTTGGACCTCTCTCCTCTGAGAAAACGTCTGgctctgggtcctccagccagagGACTCTCGGGCGTCTGCGAGCGAGGACCGCGGAAGCTGACCGATCCGACGTCCGGCCCGTCGCTCACCTCGCTGGCTGTCCTGCTGGCCCTGCCGCCTTGAACCCTCATCCCCACCTCCAACAGACAGGAGTCTTCGGACGGGGACGAATCATCTGGGATGTCCACAATCTCTGACATGAGCAGAGACCCACTGTCCATGGAGACTAAATACATGAAGTAAGGGAAAATTATATATGGATTTTATGAAGCCTTATTTTTAAAAGAAATGCAAATTTAGATGTTTGCTTACCTTCTCCACTGAACGCTGTGGACGTTGCTCGCTCACCAGACAGCTCAGCGCCCTGTTGGTCGAACATTGTTGCCTTAACACAATATCACCAGAAACATCAGCAGAGTtcctcttcaaaaaaaaatatttgtccatAATCATGCTCACCTGGCTGGCAGCTCTTTGTCCCATCACGGCCTCGTAAGGAGGAGGACAGTCAGTCGGGTAGAGCGGAATGGGACTCTCCATGGAGCCATTGTAGGTGATACTACACAACACAATCGGGATTATTTACGTATCGCTAACGTGAGAAGATCCAAATCTTACCTCTGTGCGTCTGTCTCTGAGCTGCAAGTGTACTCGGGAGGATAGTAAGGAGGCGGCGGAATGGGCGGGACAAACTCTTCGAAGTCCATGATGTTGGTCAGGAAGGCGTCCTGAGGCGTTGTGCATTCCGGGTTGACGGAACGAGAACGGTGCGGCGCCAGCTAGGTCGGGGTGAGAAGCACGTCATCAACAAAAACCTTCACGATGCAAGATTTATCTGTGCGCTCACCAGGTGCACAAGGTCCAAGGAGAAAATATGGATGCTGCAGGTGACCGTGGACAAAGTGCAGATGATGGTGGAAAGAATGCTCAGACCACACGCGCTGAACAACAAGTCCTGTAGAACAATACGGAACATCATTTGACCTGAAAACGAGAAGGATCCAAGAGGCTTTACCTTCAGTTGATGTCTAACCGAGTGGCAGTCGGAATTACGGTTGAGGACGAGGGTTCCATCCTCTTTGCTGGAGCAGATTTCAGTAGGCGCGCAACACACACAACGGCCGTTCTCCACCTACACAAAAAAAGTGAAGTCAGGCTTTGCGATGCTGCTATATCTGACCAAACAAAAATCTAATCCTGGAATATTCCATCTGTTCCGAAGGACATTTTAGCGCTCGCTGTGTTTACACCTGGCAGGTGAGCATGGACTTGACCATCTGCGCGTTCTGGCAGGAGAGCATGGAGCCGGCCAGACTGAGGATCACGCAAACTGCAGACAGCAGCATGAAAAGAGAAACCTGCGGAGGGACGGGGACACACCAccacagatttatttatttttttatcaccaTAATATCAAATTGGACCAAACTGAAAGTATCGTTACAATTTCCATCTATCCATCAGTATTCCTCCAGGGACAAACACATTTCCATCCTGGAGTAACTTTGCAAATATGTAAGTCATATTTCACAGGAATGTATCAATAATTCACAACTACAAGAGGATCCATCTGCGAGGGGTTGCCAGATCGATTAATAATACAAGACCCCTCGTGCGGACTGTCACGTTCAATTGCTGTTTATGgtatctattaaaaaaaaaaaaaaaagtgcagttgCATGACATCTTTTGAAAAGACTAAGTGCCTTATTGGTTATTTCTCGGCCATGTCAAACCACATCCCGTCTGTCTCCCCCGGCTACCATATATTTGTCGTAAAAccaccatccattttctatacctgtTACTCATCGGAGTAAGAGGTCCAGTCCCCGGTAAAAAAGTTTGGGAAAAGGAAAATGGACATACCACCAGCGTCAAAGGTCTCCTCCATGAGATAATGCCGACTATCCCGGATGCCACCACCTACAAAGAAATACACAAACAAGTGAAGTGCAGAGAAAAGTgtagttgcataagtgtgcacacccttctATAACTGAGGTTAAAATTGAATCTATTGCATTCAAACTAGTGATCGTTAGCCCAGATGTGCTACCATTTCTGTGAGTTGCCCTACTTACAAAAAATCCAGCCCAGAAGGGACAAGACTGCCTCACGCGAGCAGATGAGGTGAAGGCCATGCTGGTGAAGGAGAAAGCCAGGACCATGGCGCCCAGGCCCAGGTGGCACAGGCCCAGATAGAGGAGCAACTTAGCCCCCCCGGGGCCTCGACCTGAAATACCACGCCGGCTGTCCGACCAACCCCGGGAGCCCGAGGCCGATGCCACGCTGCTGGAGTCTGACGGTGAGGGCATGTTGGAGATGTGATGGAAGAAATTTGTAGTTCTTTAAGAAAAGTTCAAGGGTGACTGAACATTGTGAGCCTGGTCAGCAGAAAGTTGAGAATGGACAGCCAGCTCATTTGACTGTTTCAGCCATGGCCGTAGAAGTCAATACAGCTCGCAGCAGCACCCCCTCCTGCAACAAGACTCCTCTGCATGGCTCATATCGACGGTTGTGctcgctgattttttttttttttccttctttcctctgcttccactctCGCCAGTGGCATTGCGGCAAGCATCAGCAGGTAGCGCGTTGTCAAACATCCCCCAAAGATGGAAAGACGCGCATCTCTCTCAGCTTGCGGGCCGctcggctgtgtgtgtgtgtgcgttgtgcTCCTCCCGAACGAGCATCATCCGACCTTCTATCTGGACCACCGAGATGGGGAAAAGATGAATTTCTCTCACCTATATCAACAGCAACCACATTCCATCGATTtagaaaatgcaccaaaaaggaTGCACCACCTCACGGGGATCGAACGGTGACAAGTCCGCCTGGTGTGCCGCCTCTTTCCTCCCCGCGGTCACGCGGGCATCACGTCCACTTGCGTGTTAAGTGTCCCGGACGTTCGCTCACTGCGCCTTCCCCTCTTGCTCACAAGCTACATATTTAACAACACGCCGCATTTCAAATCATCATTTTAAGTCCGTGTTTTAAAACGCCTCTGTGTGTTTTCCAGCGTGGATCCGCCTCCGGCATCGTGCAAGCCCGAACCTGCCCCAGTGCGTGATGACAAGGCACGTAAAGTGTGCGTGAGATGCGGCAGAGGAGGTGGGTGCTGATGCTGGGAAGGGAGGGTGCGAGCGAGGGAGGAAGGAGGGAAGataggaaagaaggaaggaaagcagccaggaaggaaggaaggagcacAACCATGGTTGCCTAGCAACCAGCTGCAGCATATgcataacaaaaataaaatggaaaattgGAATTGATCATAAGGTGCCTGAAAGTCCGCAATGTGAACTACCAGGCTCCCTCCCAGTGGgcctcattcacaagcaagaatAAACAGACATCTAGCCaagatccactttttttttttccactaaccAATCGAAGTGGGGACTCctttcttctgtttttttttttagagctcATGTGGGTTAGCACACTAACCTCATTTGTGTGAAGCAAAAgtttgtcatctgcaaaaaatatttaataattgtagatttttttttaaatggcaaatTTATTGGTCACACTGAAGAATGTTCTCAGTAGATCCTTTGCTATTCAGGTCATGGTAACCGTCAAAATTTAACTTATGGTGGTCAAATATGACATATGCTACATGCTAAAAGGCTAACGGTATCCTCCATGGTTTGCGTGGCCGTTCTGTAAAGTATTTTCAAACCACCAGACAAAGATGACTGTTTTCACTTTTTATTCAACACAAGTGTGGCCACAAACCAAATCCAAATATAGCGAGCGGCAAAGTGAAGCCTGCTACCACGCAAGGCAGGACACTTGTTTtgacagagaagaaaaaaaaaagtcagccgcTATCATCACAGTACTTGCGAAAGGAAATTGCTCCAACCATCTGACAAATCTCATTCACTTGCTTCATCCATCTTTCATCTCTCCTCAAATCTTCTATATTGCACTTTATGACTGCTTCAAACTTCCACGTACTCAGTCTTTTCGTAAAACATTTGCTCTTCACATACCGTATTCAGTTTCCAGGTGCTACTTTTGTCAATTCTAAAATGTTGACCTCATTCACaatcgtaaaaaaaaacaacacaatcgcATCTCACAACTTATCCTCTGTGATAGGAAACGTGACAAAAAAAGTGAATTGAAACTGTGCAAAGGACAAGAAATGTGTTGGACATATTCTGGACATGTGAGCCACCAGATGGAGACACGGGACTGGTTCATAcagatttgtgtgtgtttttttttttttaagttgaagGGCAACTGGCACCGTGTGTGTGTCTAGAGAAGCGCACATTTGGACGTTTTTTTCTGTGCGCTGCTGGTGATCTTCACCTCTCGGCCTGTGGGagcctttcaaaaaaaaaaaagcagaagaggACATTTAGGACCCTTTTAAAATTGCATCTGCCCATGTTGGAAAATCAAAACTTTTCAATTGCCTTCTATAATATTTGACTTACAGGTTTTCTGCTGGATTTCTGAAGTATGTCTCTTGCCAATGATAGAAAGGACTACAAAATCAAAATAgagacagataaaaaaaatgaacactcATGCCTGAATAGAAAAATCTCTGCATTGCAGCTCACCTCCTCAACGTTAATACTGGACTTGGCGCTGGTTTCAAAGAACCTGATGCCGTGATCCTTGGCCAGCTGTAAACAACAAGTGCGATATAATTACACCGGGCCAGGATATAGATGgcaatcacttcctgttttttatCTCAAGTAAACAGAATGCCGAGCCACCGAATGATTTCACCTTCCGTAAACAATTCCTCCCAGTGATCATCAATGTCAGCAAGTGCTCATACATGTCCAAAAAAAAGGCAACTAATTTTTTTTTCGTCAGCTCACCTTTTCTCCCGTCTCCTTGGTAACCTTCCGCTTTGCCTCAATGTCACATTTATTACCGAGCAACATTCGACTC is from Syngnathus scovelli strain Florida chromosome 9, RoL_Ssco_1.2, whole genome shotgun sequence and encodes:
- the fam189b gene encoding protein ENTREP3 isoform X1, which translates into the protein MPSPSDSSSVASASGSRGWSDSRRGISGRGPGGAKLLLYLGLCHLGLGAMVLAFSFTSMAFTSSARVRQSCPFWAGFFVVASGIVGIISWRRPLTLVVSLFMLLSAVCVILSLAGSMLSCQNAQMVKSMLTCQVENGRCVCCAPTEICSSKEDGTLVLNRNSDCHSVRHQLKDLLFSACGLSILSTIICTLSTVTCSIHIFSLDLVHLLAPHRSRSVNPECTTPQDAFLTNIMDFEEFVPPIPPPPYYPPEYTCSSETDAQSITYNGSMESPIPLYPTDCPPPYEAVMGQRAASQATMFDQQGAELSGERATSTAFSGEVSMDSGSLLMSEIVDIPDDSSPSEDSCLLEVGMRVQGGRASRTASEVSDGPDVGSVSFRGPRSQTPESPLAGGPRARRFLRGERSNSCSSPSTATPTYRSPVLRRQALLARSCSQLGSMEGSDSQQKSPIPDIRVRPSTPLHQAVGHDAGEQSGGQRQPLYLRRRAGKNNGRNDNGGVLRIMRSRSEPGLSSSSGADFSFGCSKASPDIGPSSEALLLPRTALPPATALPRKDGIQPTDPGVQVPPKAPPVSPLRLPREYHRSLGDLKVTRVLVARFLQRSKRNLAPSSEHAGSTGQVPKRRAGAEGTATNHLSLEQVWRAPWSTNRGQPNQQRTHHHSHSDSRHNRSHGARAPEGIHLRSCGDLNSSSSLSVRRLVSPHLQRGSSGALYSESAL
- the fam189b gene encoding protein ENTREP3 isoform X2, which codes for MPSPSDSSSVASASGSRGWSDSRRGISGRGPGGAKLLLYLGLCHLGLGAMVLAFSFTSMAFTSSARVRQSCPFWAGFFVVASGIVGIISWRRPLTLVVSLFMLLSAVCVILSLAGSMLSCQNAQMVKSMLTCQVENGRCVCCAPTEICSSKEDGTLVLNRNSDCHSVRHQLKDLLFSACGLSILSTIICTLSTVTCSIHIFSLDLVHLLAPHRSRSVNPECTTPQDAFLTNIMDFEEFVPPIPPPPYYPPEYTCSSETDAQSITYNGSMESPIPLYPTDCPPPYEAVMGQRAASQGAELSGERATSTAFSGEVSMDSGSLLMSEIVDIPDDSSPSEDSCLLEVGMRVQGGRASRTASEVSDGPDVGSVSFRGPRSQTPESPLAGGPRARRFLRGERSNSCSSPSTATPTYRSPVLRRQALLARSCSQLGSMEGSDSQQKSPIPDIRVRPSTPLHQAVGHDAGEQSGGQRQPLYLRRRAGKNNGRNDNGGVLRIMRSRSEPGLSSSSGADFSFGCSKASPDIGPSSEALLLPRTALPPATALPRKDGIQPTDPGVQVPPKAPPVSPLRLPREYHRSLGDLKVTRVLVARFLQRSKRNLAPSSEHAGSTGQVPKRRAGAEGTATNHLSLEQVWRAPWSTNRGQPNQQRTHHHSHSDSRHNRSHGARAPEGIHLRSCGDLNSSSSLSVRRLVSPHLQRGSSGALYSESAL